In Lolium rigidum isolate FL_2022 chromosome 3, APGP_CSIRO_Lrig_0.1, whole genome shotgun sequence, the genomic window cgtcttcacccttttcttcacaAACATCTTGTCCTTCTACATCTTGAGATTCATATTCTTCGCCATCTTCACCATCATGGTTGCACCTCACTTCTAGCCTTAGATTCTTTATTTGACGCCAAGATCTCGAGGTTCTCCTCTCAATCTGTGGTCTTTTGAAGGCGATGCCATGCACCAGCTCCTCCTTTCAACTTGTATGCGACCAAAGGATCTTTATGGTCTTTTGGAATGCTCATGACCTCAAAGAAAGTCTTCACCTCATACAACTAATCAAGACACCTTCAATATCAACATTTCCATTAAAAATAGGGATCTCAGCTTTCACCTTGTATGTGTCTCTCGCATATGTAGTGTTGTGTACTCTCAGATATGCATAGAAATCCGGTTCTTTAAGGTCTTCATCATATTCTTCACCTTCAGAAGCTTCAACATAAGTTGGCCTTCTTGAGGTATGTTGGACgagcatcttcttcctcctttgatgaaTTGTTATGCCTGAACCTCACACTCACTGGAAAAGGGGAAGAACACTCAAAACACACACATGATTTGGCACGAATTTTGGGTCTTAATTATGAGGAAATAGTCGATTACAACTGTGCCTTCTTGGCCAACCATGAACAGTTGCGGCTATGGGGAATTAATCCTAATACATCAATGATCGACCCTGGAGGAGAGAAGGGACTAAAATAGCTTGAGCTGAGCTACATGACAAGATGCTGTTGGGACGATAAGATTACAGCTGTAAAGTTCAGAGTTGCCCGTTGGTTGCTTTTGAGCCGTCCATCAGTAGATCAACGGTGATTGCTTCATCACTGTGGCATTCTGGATAAAGCTGGCGTCTTCCCAGGTTGCTTGATCTACCGACATATTCTACCATTTTACTAGCCATTGCACCACAGGAATAGAAATGTCACCTTGAGCTCGGGGAATTAGCTTTCTTTCGAGAACAGCTTCAGGAGCGATCAGAATTTTGCCATCCTGGTTGATGAGTGGTAAATGAGGGCTGGGTACAGCTTTAGGTCCCAAATGTCGTTTGAGCTGACTAACATGGAATGTGTGATGCAGCTTACATCCTTCGGGCAGAGGAAGCTTGTATGAGGTGTTGCCTATCTTCTGGAGAACTCGAAAAGGGCCATAATATTTTGAATGAAGTTTCAGACATCTGTGCAAGCTGAGGATGTGTGCCTATAGGGCTGGAGTTTTGAGTACACCATGTCACCAACAGCAAGTTCTCTCTGACCTATTCTTGTCAGCGTAGAGCTTCATTCTGTCTTGAGCTTTCAACAGGTTCTCCTTGATCTGTCTggcaatgtcttgaacagatgcaTTTGGAATTAATTCAGATGTGTGGTCATCTGTGGGTAGCAGTAACTCCGCAAGTAATGGAGGTGGTCTGCCGTATAATGCCTGAAATGGAGTCATTTTGAGTGATGTATGGAAGGTAGTATTGTACCACCACTCAGCTAAAGGTAACCAGTGATGCCACTTCTTTGGTTGCTGGAAAGCCATGTTTTGAAGGTAGTTCTCCAAGCATTGGTTTACTCTTTCTGTTTGGCCGTCGGTTTGTGGGTGATAGGATGTACTGAAGTGCAATTTGACACCAAGTGACTTGAAAAGGTCTTGCCACAGAGTACTAATAAAGATTTTGCATCGATCTGTGACAATGACTGTTGGTAGACCATGCAGTTTGAATATGTTTGCAGTGAAGGCTTGAGCTACTGTCTTGACAGTAATTGGGTGTTTCAAGGATATGAAGTGTGCATATTTGGTAAACCTATCAACCACTACCAGGATGATATCTCTGTTTTCCGATATTGGTAGCCCCTCTATGAAGTCCATGCTTATGTGAGTCCGAGCAAAATCTGGCACTGGAAGAGGTTGGAGTAATCCCGGATACTTGCAATGCTCAGGCTTGTTAATTTGGCAGACCGGGCATTGCTTGATGTACTCAATAATTTGTTGTTTCATGCCAGTCCAATGAAATAGAAGTTTGACTCTTTGATACGTGGCCTTTTCCCCAGAGTGTCCACCTAGCTCCTTATTGTGAAGCGAGCTTATGATTTTCTCCCTTAAGTCAGTGGTGCTGCCAATGATAAGTTTTCCTTTATATCTGAGCAGACCCTTGGAGAATGTTGTGTTTGGAGTGCCAGCTGGTGCAACGGTCAGTGTGCAATGAGCTCCTTGCATTTGTCATCTTCAGTGTAAGACTTTGTAACATCTGTGATCGAAATAGGAATCGCTGCACTTGTAAACATGGACAGTAACTTATGCTTGATTCTGGACAAGGCATCAGCAACcttgttttcttttcctttcttataTTCCACAGTGTAATTATAGCCCAGCAACTTGATAAGCAGTTTATGTTGTATGCCATCTGTTAGTTTCTGCTCTTGTATGTATTTTAGACTTTGTTGATCAGTCTTTATGATGAGGGAAGTACTGAGAAGTAATGTTTCCACCTCTTGAGTGCTTCTAAGATTGCCATGGCTTCCTTGTCATAGGTAGAGAGGCTAGCTGACTTTGGCCCTATGGCTCTGCTCAAGAATGAAATGGATCTGCCTTGCTGCATTAGAACGGCCCCAATCCCATAATCACATGCATCTGCCTCTAAGGTGAAAGGGGAAGTGAAATCTGGTAGAGTACAGGAGATGCAGTCATCTTCTCCTTGAGTAATTGGAATGCAGCTATTTGGAATTCAGACCACTGGAAACTGTCCTTTTTAAGTGCCTCAAACAGTGGTTTGCAGATAATACTATAGTTTTTGATAAATCTGCGATAATATCCAGTAAGGCCCAAGAAGCTTCTTAGATCTGTGACATTTTCAGGCTGTTGCCAGTTCACAATTGCTGCTATCTTTTTAGGATCTGTAGCAGCTCCTTCTTTGCTTATAACATGACCCAAGTATTCTACTTGTGGTTGTGCAAATGTGCACTTTTCCATCTTGGCAGAGAGATGATTCTTCTGTAGGATATCAAACACTTGCTTGAGGTGAGAGATATGATCAGTAATTAGTGCTGTAGATGAGGATGTCATCAAAGAACACTAATGCAAACTTTCTTAGAATTGGTGCCAGGATAGAGTTCATGAGCTGCTGAAACGTAGCGGGGGCATTAGTTAGGCCGAAGGGCATTACAACATACTCATAATGGCCTTGGTGTGTTGTGAAAGCTGTTTTGTGATGTCCTGCTCATCAATTCTTatttggtggtaaccactacgcagatCGATTTTCGAGAAGAATTGTGCTCCATGTAAATTCATCAAGCAAGTCCTCTATTATTGGAATAGGGTACTTGTTTTTTGATAGTTTGCAAGTTAAGCTTTCTGAAGTCAACTACTTTTCTCCAAGTGTTGTCTTTCTTCTCGACAAGGATAACAGGGGAAGAATATGGGCTGGAGCTATCTCTGATGATCCCTTTTTGAATGAGATCTTTGATGATATCTTCCATGGCATTCTTTTGTTGGTGTGGCAATCGATAAGGTCGTTGATTGACAACTTTGGAACCTGGTATAAGTGGAATAGTATGGTCACAAGATCTCCTTGGTGGCAGTTTTGTTGGTTCAGCAAACAGTGGGCAGCACTGGCTTGATGAATAGAACTGCTCCACAGACAGACTCGGCAAGTAGTTTGTTGAGATGGTAACTCTCTGTTATTGCCGACGTGCCAGGTAGACTTTCATCATGAAAGGTTACAGTTTCTTCTTCATTTGTAGTTGCTTTGAGTAGCATTCTCTTGTAATTGAGAGTGACTGGGCTGTGCTGATAGATCCAATCAGCTCCCAGTATGATGTCATAGCCTTTAAGCTGTAGTATTCTGAAATTAGAGGTAAATGGTGTCCCTTGGATGTTGTACTTGCACTGATGGCAAGTGAATTCTGTCCATAAGGTAGCACCATTAGCTACTGTTACTTTCAATTTTGGGGAAGGAAATAAAGGGCAAGCTGCGTTGGTAGCAAATGCAGGAGTCATAAATGTTGTTGTGCTTCCAGTATCGACAAGAGCTGTTGCTCTATGTTGCCCAATTAGTATTGACAAGGTAAATGTATATTTCCTTGTTTTCAGGCCAAATAATGCATGCATAGACAGTTGTAGTTCTGGCTGCTGATTTTGTTCAGTGTCAGAATCTTCTTCACTGTCAGAAGTCTCTGATGTACACAATTTCTGCATCAGCGGTTTGCAATGCTTGGACTTGTGCCTTTTGGGCCATTTTGCAAATTTTCTTGTGGCCAGGAAACCAGGGTTCTTTGCATTTGTAGCATAGGTTTTTGCTCTTTGCTAGTTCAATAGCTGCAGCTGGTGTTGTGTTCACTTCAAAATTTACTTGCCTTCGAGGGAAGAAACTCTGCTGAGAATATTGCTTCCTTTGTGGATTTGCTTGTTGTATTCTCTTTGCCATCCACATTGCCTGTTGCATGTTTTCAGGTTTGTGACACTGCAAGTGTGCTTGTATATATAGTCAGATAACCCTGAGATGAAACTATTTATATAGTAGGTCATCTGGTAGACCTGGGCTGTCTCTTCTCATGAGATTCATAGCTGACTTGAATTTTTGAATGTATGCTGCCACAGTAGATGTTTGAGTCAGCGAATGGAATGCCCTCACATTATCACAAATAGAGCTTTCTGCAAATCTATCTGCTATGTACGAGCAGAATCTGTGCCAAGCAGTATTTGTAGCACTATAACCAGTGCCCCTCCACCATTGTATTGCATCCCCTTTGAGGTAAGTAACAGCCACTTCAGTTCGTTGTTCAAGTGGAGTTCTTGCTGAATCAAAGTAGAGCTCAATTGTTTGGATCCAAGAATCTGCATCTTTGCCATGAAATTCGGGAATATTCATCTTAGCTGGTTTGACAGCCGGTACACCTCTCCTATTGTCCAATACAGGGAATATATTTCTATTTCTCTGGAAACCCTTTGGTGTTGCTGACCAGCAGGGTTTTGTTGCTGTTGGGTATGGTTGGTGTGATGTTGCTGACCCATGTTGGCCTGTTGCTGCTGACCATGTTGCTGGCCAAGGTGTGGTTGCTTCTGGGAGGCAACGATGACAGCACCAGGATTTATGGCATTCGGGTGTCTGTATGGTGTTCTCGGAGTGCCATCCAAATTAATTTCTTTGCCTTGGAGATTTCTCAGAGTGCAAGTGCCAGCAGGAGCTGTATGTGGGCGTGCATCCTCGTATGCTTGATtgcttgtggtggtggtggtatacAAACAGAGGTTGCAGATAGTATGTTGGCATTGGGTGGAGTTTGTGGGTGGGAGCTACCTGTCTGATGGATTTCGTCCTCACGCACTTTTACTGATTGGAACAGTCGGTCGAAATTGGCCTGAATTGAAGTGAAGTTCTTCTGTATGCTTTCGAAATTTGCTTTCACCTGGTGGAGAATTCAGTGAACTCTCGCCGGTCTTCTTCTCTGTCGTGTCGAAGTTTGATGATGTCGAGCTGTTTGATGATGTCGAGCTGCAGTGACTCGAGCTGAAGCATGCCGGTATCTTGTGTCCCCGCTTCGGATTTCTCTGCCATGCTTGGCCTTGAAGTTGACCCTTCCACCGCCTTCGCTACGCCTGCGTCGCCCGCTGCAGGATGCCGCACGGATCTGGGAGGGAGGTGGGATTCTGCGACTGAAAGCAAGGACCTTCAGCAACCACTCCGGTACCCCGATCTGCAGCCGGACAGTGCCTCCGCCGCCAAGCTGCCGCCGTCCGCTCCTTTGAAGAAGAGCGCTACATTGCCGACGGGAAAAAGAGCAACCGAGAAGGATTTGACGGGAGATCCCAACTTCTCTTCGCTCTTGATCCGATTCGTCGCCGAGGAttgttggctctgataccactgttatGCCTGAACCTCCCACTCACTGGAAAAGGGGAAGAACACTCAAAACACACACAGGATTCGGCACGAATTTTGGGTCTTAATTATGAGGAAATAGTCGATTACAACTGCGCCTTCTTGGCCAAGCACGAACAGTGGTGGCTGTGGGgaattaaccctaatacatcaatgaTCGACCCTGGAGGAGAGAAGGGACTAAAATAGCTTGAGCTGAGCTACAGGACAAGATGCAGTTGGGACGATAAGATTACAGCTGTAAAGTTCAGAGTTCCCCGTTGGTGGCTTTTGAGCCGTCCATCAGTAGATCAATGGTGATTGCTTCATCACTGTGGCATGAAGTGGACTTGGTTAACTGAACTTGAGTGACCCACATCGTCTGGTCCATGACATGAATTTTCCTCACTGTCGACATCCTTGTCTTCACCTAGCGCTTGGATTTGTTGTTCTGCAGCATCCTTTCTGTTTCTCAATTCCCCAATTGCTTGCTGCAGCTTGCTCTCAAAGAGGACGCCAAGAACTGGAATGGATCAGCAAGACTTTGATACCACCGAAGCAGCACAAGGttgtggaggaacaactccacTTTGCTTCTACGATATGGACATCACATTGTTGAGGCTTAGGGGATAGGGGCGGGAACTGCCGAAGAGTTCAGTCCAAAACTCTTTTAACACACTAGATCTATTCCAAGGTCTAAGATAAGAACACTGAGTTCTCTTTATTGATAGGTAGTGGGTACATAGTCTATTTACATAGCTAGAGGTAAGGACCTTTCTTTATAGGCTTCACGAGCCTTCACTACTCAGCTCTGCTCATAGCTAGAAGGGTAAGCAAATACAAATAGCCTAGTTACAACTCATAACCAGAACATTATAGAAACCACTACAGCATATGACTAAAGGACCAAGTTATCTAGAATATAGTAGAAGTGTGTAGAAGCAATGATGGATTTTAACTAAATAATTATTTTCTTTTCTCTACTGTCCCACATCATCAACTAAGATAACAAGGCATCACAAATGATTTTAAGTAGTGCACTGCATTCCTTCTAATTTGTTTTGTTCAATACTAAATCATAATGAGGTTCCGTGCGTTACATTTAATTTCAGTAATGATTTTCTATATATTCAAAACTGCCTTTTTGTCAGCCTTTTTGGTTTGTAGTGAGGGATCTTTGCGTGGTGGTACCTGGTTGATGTTTACTTATGTTCTCCATTTATATGCAACCAGTGGTTTTGTAGGTATTTATGATGTTCCCCACTTCATCAAGACATTAAAATACGATGTCCGTATTATTACGAGCTTTCCAGAAATCTCTACAAACGGAAAATCGAAGAAGCTGAAAGCCCACCAGGTGAATGAAAAGCTCACTAGTTTTAGTTGTACCAAAACAAATTATTCCAGAGAGACTATGCTCATGAAACAATTTCTGTTGGAATCAGATCCGGCCACCTCGAGATGCACCGGTAACTTGGTATAAAACAGTTGCTTTGGAGAAAATGAAGAATTATGGGGCTATCTATTTGACTCCATTTTCACATCGCATGGCAGAAGATATAAATGATCCAGAGATCCAGAGATTGCGATGCAGGGTGAATTACCATGCATTACGATTCAAGCCTAACATCATGAAAACAAGCAGTGAGATAGTGAATAAGCTCCGCTCAGAAGGCCATTTCATGTCAATTCATCTTCGGTTTGAGATGGATATGCTTGCTTTTGCTGGGTAGGGCATTGAATAACTACATCGCATGATTGCATGCGTCAGCGATGCACGTTTAGAATTCTTGTAGTTTGTTATTCATTGTGAGCATCATATATGCTTGCTATGCATCTATGGATGGAGAAGTGCATCCAGGCATCCTTTGTTTCAGTTCCAGTTCAGTGTACCCGAAAAGCCCTCACAACAGCATCCCCTTAGATATCATAACATTTATTTTATTGATTGTTAATTCGTCATCAGTTTTTTTGAAGTGATGTTATTAGCCAAAATAAACATGTGTCACTGATCATTATGCATTATGGTCATCTGCTCTCTTATTCTAGAATTTTGGAGTACAGTTATATTATTTGGTTCATTGCAGTTCGACAGCTGACCAGCTATGTTTTCTATCAGTACTTCAGTAGTAAGCAGTGCTACATTGCTTCTATGCATGAAGATAAATGCAATGGTTGTTGGTTGTTGCATATCTTCATTTCGCATTGTTGTTCATAGCTTATTTTTGGCATGAAAACTGCAGGTGCATTGATATATTTACACCTCAAGAACAGAAAATGCTGATCAAGTACCGCAAggaaaattttgcagaaaaagaaCTTGTCTATAGGGAAAGACGGCTCATTGGAAAGTGCCCTTTAACTCCAGAAGAGGTACAGAATTTTTGTAGATATTTTGTTCTTTATATTTCTGATGCGGTACTATAATATTCAACTGTGTTCTGAAATTAGAAGTTAGTTACTTTTAAGTTGGAGTACCAAATTGAAGCTTTGTAACATTTTATTTATACTGCATAGCATAATAATGATGATGGTTCTGGACCTGAAGTCTGATTAAAACTATGAGTATTATAGTGATTTCGACACTTCATGATTAGTAATATCAGAAGCTGCCACCAATACTAAAGTTTGTGTGCATACCCAAGCCTGCCAGGGTGCCACTTTATGGTCCAGCTCAATGAATTGTAGATTTACTTCATAAgtaattatttttaattttaatgtTTCTTGAAGTCCACTTTCAATCTCAGCTCTCTCGAAAGCAGACCTTTCAACTAAAATCTGAATTGCAAACTCGAACTACAGAAATTGTCCACTGTACAGGTACAGAACCGTTGATGCCATTTGTTGAGGTTAGTTGTAATGGTGTTAAAATTGCCTGCTGGTTTTAAAGTTAGCTGTGACTGGTGTTGAACTGTTGATGCCATTTATTCGCCACATCATCAAGCAAATAAGTAAAGATATAGAATAGATCGATAAATTTGACACTGTTGAAGTGAGATGTTAGTGTGGTTCCAACACAAAGCTTGCCTGTCCAGCCAACGTGAAGTGATTTGTTTGATTACATGATGACGGAACATGCCGAAACCACTTGTAAAGCCATCCGAGGCTGTAAAGCAGACGGTTTTTGATAATTGATGTTGCAATGCCTATGGTTAGAGGACCTTTCGGATTGACTTCAATATATGATTGCTCCagtgattttttttaaaaggaCGGCAGTTAGTAAAGAAAAGAACTATGTTAATATATAACTGACTCTAACTCTGTAAAATTTGCTTCACAACAATTGTTTTTCTCTGTACTACCTTAAGCGTTGTGGGCAGTTTATACTTCTTCTCAGAGCAAGATCCATATAATCTATTATCTGCACCATTGTTTATTAATTCTTACAATTGTTGGTTTGGTGGCATGGATATGCACGTCATATACCATCCTGATGTGAATAAACCATTTTTGATAGACTAAGATTAATTATGCTAGGAAGGAAAATTTGAAACATATGCAGGAAAATGGTGTATGTTTTTTAAACCTGTCAAAATTGGGGAAAGACATTGAAATATACATTTCATAGCAGAAACTTTTTGTCGAGAAAAGCTTTACATAGATAGTTCAAACAAGTGTTCATGTTGTTGTGCAGGTAGGTCTTATTCTTCGTGCGATGGGATTTGATAATACAACTCACATCTACCTTGCTTCTGGTGAGCTGTTTGGTGGGAAACACTTCATGAGGCCCTTCAAGGTTATGTTTCCACGCCTAGAAAACCATAGCTCAGTTGGACATGGAAAGCTGGAAGAAAATACCCGAGGGCTGGCAGGTTCTGCAGTTGATTACATGGTCTGTCTCCTATCAGATATTTTTGTGCCTACATATGATGGTCCAAGCAACTTTGCAAACAACCTCATGGGTCACCGCCTATATTATGGTTTCCGTACCACTGTCACACCAAACCGAAAGGCCCTTGCTCCTCTATTCATGGACAGAGAGGAAGGTCAGACAGCTGGTTTTGAAGAGCGAGTGAAGCAGGTCATGCTGACCTCGCATTTTGGTGGCCCCCACAAGCGCATTCATCCAGAGTCTTTCTATACAAACTCATGGCCAGAGTGCTTTTGCCAGGTGAATCCTGTGAATCGTGCGGATGAATGCCCACCAGACAATATATACGAGGTTCTGGAGAATCAATTTCTGAGTGAAGAAGGTTTAGGAGAAGTGAAAGCCACTAATCAGGCAGACTCAACCAGCCAACCAGAGGAGAGTACGATTTAACTGAGCAACCAAGCTATTTATTGCCTGAGATCATGTATCACCTACCAGGCTATTACATTTTCGATGGATGAATTGAGGATTTTTGGGGTATTGATGGCCCAAGATGATAACATGCTCAAGTGAGAGGTTCAGCTTAACCAGAACTATTAGGATGTGAGAGACTGAAAGCACAACTACGAGAGGACTGAATTAGACAGAGATCTGTCAACCATGTTTTCGCAGAGAAAACTATACACGTTCTGTCAAATAGTAACTGTTCATTGAGTGTAGGACGTGGTGCGTGATGAGGGTAACAATGGCTGGAAATGTATCTACGGGATGTTATAGCAGAATGTGTAGTAACTCACTGTACCAGCCTATGTTTTTTTTCCCACAGTTATGCATATACTACTAGCTAAATGCCTGTTTATTTGATCTATTTCTGTCTTTTCGATGAAATAGGTCACCGAAACGAACCAATGGAGTCAGCTTTGTTGTGGCTTTACCACCGACCGAATACGCAGAAGCACCCCCGGATGTGCTTCCAGCTCATTGCGCAAGTTGTCCGGTTCGGTCCGTCCCTGATATTGGACCACTGCACCTGTAGGAAATTTAGAGGTTGCACCTGTAGGAAATTTAGAGGTTACTAGggacgcgtttggttgcctggccGAAAACCTGCATGCCTGCGCCAGCGAGATGGAATGCATTGCGCGTCGCGAACGAGTTATGGGCCATTTTTG contains:
- the LOC124702787 gene encoding O-fucosyltransferase 1-like isoform X2, with the protein product MRRRKVQVIAFLRSLVSKIPSRWKVVVCDYPCCQGRDWDVDVNKLWRTAESKGWRASSAPRSYWPPPPTEFETNGYLRVRCNGGLNQQRTAICNAVVAARIMNATLVLPELDTNSFWHDESGFVGIYDVPHFIKTLKYDVRIITSFPEISTNGKSKKLKAHQIRPPRDAPVTWYKTVALEKMKNYGAIYLTPFSHRMAEDINDPEIQRLRCRVNYHALRFKPNIMKTSSEIVNKLRSEGHFMSIHLRFEMDMLAFAGCIDIFTPQEQKMLIKYRKENFAEKELVYRERRLIGKCPLTPEEVGLILRAMGFDNTTHIYLASGELFGGKHFMRPFKVMFPRLENHSSVGHGKLEENTRGLAGSAVDYMVCLLSDIFVPTYDGPSNFANNLMGHRLYYGFRTTVTPNRKALAPLFMDREEGQTAGFEERVKQVMLTSHFGGPHKRIHPESFYTNSWPECFCQVNPVNRADECPPDNIYEVLENQFLSEEGLGEVKATNQADSTSQPEESTI
- the LOC124702787 gene encoding O-fucosyltransferase 1-like isoform X1 translates to MRRSPGEASLRRRRAPVRLCVALAALVACTIWLWSSSAGLTLASYKAHDVDVNKLWRTAESKGWRASSAPRSYWPPPPTEFETNGYLRVRCNGGLNQQRTAICNAVVAARIMNATLVLPELDTNSFWHDESGFVGIYDVPHFIKTLKYDVRIITSFPEISTNGKSKKLKAHQIRPPRDAPVTWYKTVALEKMKNYGAIYLTPFSHRMAEDINDPEIQRLRCRVNYHALRFKPNIMKTSSEIVNKLRSEGHFMSIHLRFEMDMLAFAGCIDIFTPQEQKMLIKYRKENFAEKELVYRERRLIGKCPLTPEEVGLILRAMGFDNTTHIYLASGELFGGKHFMRPFKVMFPRLENHSSVGHGKLEENTRGLAGSAVDYMVCLLSDIFVPTYDGPSNFANNLMGHRLYYGFRTTVTPNRKALAPLFMDREEGQTAGFEERVKQVMLTSHFGGPHKRIHPESFYTNSWPECFCQVNPVNRADECPPDNIYEVLENQFLSEEGLGEVKATNQADSTSQPEESTI